From a single Solanum dulcamara chromosome 4, daSolDulc1.2, whole genome shotgun sequence genomic region:
- the LOC129884810 gene encoding uncharacterized protein LOC129884810: MSRNKKSESEEVEELLRAAEDDVFLKLSLNSHMARGSSTQFIDPDLDQRFQVLRSKQTPPKKTISKQGLDNQPPSDDLLTRFAALKSSLPAYSSSSSSAKQQAEAEAVVEDDDDEVEKVIKWAIDAARLDPSPDGDDDDDDDDDSTIDEDDGENSDDDRKATRK; encoded by the coding sequence ATGAGCAGGAATAAGAAGAGCGAATCGGAAGAGGTGGAAGAGCTGCTGCGTGCGGCAGAGGATGACGTGTTCCTCAAGCTCAGTCTGAATTCCCATATGGCTCGTGGTTCTTCCACCCAATTCATCGACCCAGATCTGGATCAACGTTTCCAAGTTCTCAGATCCAAGCAAACTCCCCCCAAAAAAACTATTTCCAAACAGGGTTTAGACAATCAGCCACCTTCAGATGACTTGCTTACCAGATTTGCAGCTCTCAAAAGCTCACTTCCCGCTTATTCTTCGTCTTCATCATCTGCTAAGCAACAGGCAGAGGCAGAGGCAGTGGTGgaggatgatgatgatgaagtaGAAAAGGTGATTAAGTGGGCCATTGATGCTGCTAGGCTTGACCCTTCACCTGATGGAGATGACGAcgacgatgatgatgatgatagcACCATTGATGAGGATGACGGTGAAAATAGTGATGATGATAGAAAAGCTACGCGGAAATGA
- the LOC129884069 gene encoding uncharacterized protein LOC129884069 has protein sequence MIICWISNTLSKDIADSVMSSKTAKELWDSLEQRFGKSSGAKIYHLQKELTSLIQGNSDIAGYFTKLKRLWDELDGINVIVCCSCKCTCDGKAKLTKSLEDQRLIQFLMGLNDVYAQARGNILMMNPLPGMDVAYLLLLQDENQREVYANTNYISDSGSFLAASQAKQQDNKLIAEFAAFMATGQGRSTQRFKHQAMRGTNTYQRYTNPGHVHENCYRLHGFPADFEFTNSRNYQPQIKANATLTEQADEDFRRTDPEISDRNFEEQFSKQQIAEMMQMYKQSKLTQTGINANAVAGTIFKYSNSVPTNLKQNTWIIDSGASEHMCFDPNSFLFIKPLPMPLNINLPNSFKGLSVRSPQVFGEVREGLYLLDSNTDKSKNSFNDVSPDPIP, from the exons ATGATCATATGTTGGATATCAAATACACTCTCTAAGGATATTGCAGATAGTGTGATGAGTTCCAAAACTGCTAAGGAACTTTGGGACAGTCTGGAGCAGAGGTTTGGCAAGTCAAGTGGTGCCAAAATCTACCACCTGCAAAAGGAATTAACAAGCCTAATACAAGGGAATAGTGACATTGCAGGTTACTTCACCAAACTTAAGAGACTATGGGATGAATTGGATGGGATAAATGTAATTGTTTGTTGCTCATGTAAATGCACTTGTGATGGAAAAgcaaaattaacaaaatcacTAGAAGATCAAAGGTTAATTCAATTCCTAATGGGACTAAATGATGTATATGCCCAGGCAAGAGGAAATATACTCATGATGAATCCCTTACCTGGAATGGATGTTGCATATTTATTGCTTTTACAGGATGAGAATCAAAGGGAAGTATATGCAAACACAAACTACATCTCTGATTCTGGATCATTCCTGGCAGCAAGTCAAGCAAAACAACAGGACAACAAACTAATTGCTGAGTTTGCAGCATTCATGGCCACTGGACAGGGAAGAAGTACACAGAGATTCAAACACCAAGCAATGAGAGGAACAAACACATACCAGAGGTACACCAATCCAG GGCATGTACATGAAAATTGCTACAGACTGCATGGGTTTCCTGCAGATTTTGAGTTCACCAACTCAAGAAACTATCAGCCTCAGATTAAAGCAAATGCAACTTTGACTGAGCAAGCAGATGAAGACTTTAGGAGGACAGATCCTGAAATCAGTGATAGAAATTTTGAGGAACAGTTCAGCAAGCAGCAGATTGCAGAGATGATGCAAATGTATAAACAAAGCAAATTGACACAAACAGGAATCAATGCAAATGCAGTAGCTGGTACCATCTTTAAATACTCAAATTCTGTGCCCACTAATCTTAAGCAAAACACTTGGATAATTGATTCAGGAGCCTCAGAACATATGTGTTTTGATCCTAATTCCTTCTTATTTATAAAACCCCTGCCTATGCCTTTGAACATTAATTTACCTAACTCTTTCAAG GGCCTTTCAGTGAGGAGTCCTCAAGTTTTTGGTGAAGTTAGAGAAGGACTCTATTTATTGGATTCCAACACTGATAAATCTAAAAATAGTTTCAATGATGTATCTCCAGATCCCATCCCATAA
- the LOC129884070 gene encoding uncharacterized protein LOC129884070, whose translation MDRMLFEAARTGNTEHLHNLLKDYPLLLDTIALGGRENPLHIACIVGHTDFARELIRLKREFTEELNQDGLSPLHIVVKLLLRKQVTPRSAVEVNSSNERGLTPLDVLGLFQSEAGEREIEEMLREAGAMRARESQIASQESAIRVNVESRSRSPAKKLLDYFKYDTIKYSPGSVRNTLLVLAVLIATATYQAVLSPLGGVWQDDDSRTGINNGTPHVAGESIMVYHNPKSYRIFLICNSVGFFTSLHMINFLTNGFPMRTRAASFDYIPCFHL comes from the exons ATGGATCGAATGTTATTCGAAGCTGCAAGGACAGGGAATACAGAACACTTGCACAATCTTTTGAAAGATTACCCTCTTTTACTTGACACTATTGCATTAGGAGGCAGAGAAAATCCTCTTCATATTGCTTGTATTGTAGGACACACAGATTTTGCAAGAGAGTTGATTAGACTAAAGAGAGAATTTACTGAAGAACTGAATCAAGATGGTCTAAGTCCACTTCATATT GTAGTTAAGTTGCTGCTCCGCAAGCAAGTTACTCCAAGGAGCGCGGTGGAGGTGAATTCTTCAAACGAGAGGGGTCTAACGCCACTGGATGTTTTAGGATTATTTCAAAGTGAAGCAGGTGAGAGGGAAATTGAAGAGATGCTTAGAGAGGCTGGAGCGATGAGGGCTAGAGAATCACAAATTGCATCACAAGAATCAGCGATTCGTGTTAATGTAGAAAGTAGATCAAGATCACCAGCTAAGAAATTGCTTGACTACTTTAAATATGATACAATTAAATATTCCCCTGGTAGTGTGAGGAACACATTGCTAGTGTTAGCAGTACTCATTGCAACAGCAACTTACCAGGCTGTTCTCAGTCCTCTTGGTGGTGTTTGGCAAGACGATGACTCACGTACTGGCATCAACAATGGCACACCTCATGTTGCAGGGGAATCAATTATGGTATACCATAATCCAAAATCATATCGCATATTCTTGATTTGCAACTCAGTTGGCTTCTTTACATCTCTTCACATGATCAATTTCCTCACAAATGGATTTCCTATGAGAACTAGAGCTGCAAGTTTCGATTACATCCCTTGTTTTCACTTATAA
- the LOC129884811 gene encoding cyclin-U4-1, producing the protein MAELEIQNQNLMPKLIDYLSSLLQRVAEANDINGQFQPQKISVFHGLTRPNISIQSYLERIFKYANCSPCCFVVAYVYLDRFTQCQPSLPINSFNIHRLLITSVMIAAKFMDDMYYNNAYYAKVGGISITEMNFLEVDFLFGLGFHLNVTPTTFQTYCAYLQKEMLLHLQPLPPPMNFEDSTLFMGRSPNHPYICFNEDDSSSQQQQQQLVV; encoded by the exons atggcAGAACTGgaaattcaaaatcaaaatctgATGCCGAAACTTATCGATTACTTATCTTCTCTTCTCCAACGAGTCGCTGAAGCTAACGACATCAATGGCCAATTTCAACCCCAAAAGATCTCTGTTTTTCATGGGCTTACAAGGCCAAATATCTCAATTCAGAGCTATTTAGAGAGGATTTTCAAGTACGCAAATTGTAGCCCTTGTTGTTTCGTTGTTGCTTATGTTTATCTCGATCGATTTACTCAGTGCCAGCCTTCTTTGCCCATCAACTCCTTCAATATTCATCGCCTGCTTATCACCAGTGTCATGATTGCTGCCAAATTCATGGATGATAT gtACTACAATAATGCATACTATGCAAAGGTTGGAGGAATCAGCATCACAGAGATGAACTTTCTTGAAGTGGATTTCCTATTTGGATTGGGTTTTCACTTAAATGTGACACCCACTACTTTCCAGACTTATTGTGCATATCTACAAAAAGAGATGCTGCTGCACCTCCAGCCACTACCACCACCCATGAATTTTGAAGATTCTACCTTATTTATGGGAAGATCACCAAATCATCCATACATTTGTTTCAACGAAGACGATTCGTCTtcgcagcagcaacaacaacaactagttGTTTAA
- the LOC129884812 gene encoding glutamyl-tRNA reductase 2-like — protein sequence MATSFATSFAVAETGSSFNCYYSSSVDCFRHQVRFFGRNYRRIKPLVYSHSLIPRRELSVVEKESNVSGLEVLKTSDRYTKMSSSIMVIGLKIHTTPVELREKLSIPESEWPQAIRELCSLNHIEEAAVLSTCNRIEIYVVALSQNSGITEVTEWMSKYSGVSVAELREHRFLLYNKDATQHLFEVAAGLDSLVLGEGQILAQVKQVAKNGQGEKVPGFGRKISELFKHAITAGKRVRTDTNISTGSVSVSSAAVELALLKHIPDSSSTSPRVLIVGAGKMGKLVIRHLIAKGCKKMVVVNRTEDRVAAIREELTTDNAAVIIEYKPFSDMLACAAQADVIFTCTASKDPLFVKESVQGAFTCVNSSRNRLFIDISVPRNVEPSVSELEGACVYNVDNLKEVVEANKEERLRKTKEAEVIIAEEVKKFEARKDSLETVPTIKKLRAYAERIRAAEVEKCLSKMGDDHLSENNKKAIYDLSLGIVNKLLHGPMQHLKCDGTQNRNLSDILENMHALNRIFALDMEMEDKLRAKIQQNQKQSS from the coding sequence ATGGCGACTAGTTTTGCTACTTCTTTTGCAGTTGCAGAGACAGGTAGCAGTTTCAATTGTTATTATTCGTCTTCTGTGGATTGTTTTCGTCATCAAGTTAGATTTTTCGGGAGGAATTATCGAAGAATTAAGCCGTTGGTATATTCACATTCATTGATCCCTAGACGTGAGCTATCGGTAGTAGAAAAGGAATCGAATGTTTCGGGTTTGGAGGTTCTAAAAACATCTGATCGATATACAAAGATGAGTAGCAGCATTATGGTTATTGGACTTAAAATTCACACAACACCAGTTGAATTGCGGGAGAAATTATCTATCCCTGAATCAGAATGGCCTCAAGCAATTCGTGAATTATGTTCCTTGAATCATATCGAAGAAGCTGCTGTATTGAGTACTTGTAACAGAATTGAGATATATGTTGTCGCGCTTTCTCAAAATAGTGGAATTACAGAAGTGACTGAATGGATGTCTAAGTATAGTGGAGTTTCAGTTGCAGAGCTCCGCGAACACCGGTTTTTGCTGTACAATAAAGATGCCACACAACACCTGTTTGAAGTAGCTGCTGGATTAGATTCACTAGTATTAGGAGAAGGTCAAATTCTTGCACAGGTCAAGCAGGTTGCTAAGAATGGACAGGGGGAAAAGGTCCCTGGATTTGGTAGGAAAATAAGCGAGTTATTTAAGCACGCAATCACAGCTGGTAAGAGGGTTAGAACTGATACAAATATCTCCACTGGATCAGTATCAGTCAGTTCCGCGGCAGTGGAGCTTGCTCTGCTGAAACACATTCCAGATTCTTCTTCCACGTCCCCTCGCGTGTTAATTGTTGGAGCTGGTAAGATGGGAAAACTTGTGATCAGACATTTGATTGCTAAAGGGTGTAAAAAGATGGTTGTCGTTAACAGGACAGAGGATAGAGTTGCTGCCATCCGTGAGGAGTTGACTACGGATAATGCTGCTGTTATAATAGAGTACAAACCATTCTCAGACATGTTAGCATGTGCTGCTCAGGCTGATGTAATATTCACCTGCACTGCTTCGAAAGATCCTTTATTCGTAAAAGAGAGTGTTCAAGGTGCTTTCACTTGTGTGAACTCCTCCCGGAATAGGCTATTTATCGATATTTCTGTTCCTCGGAATGTGGAGCCTAGTGTCTCAGAACTTGAAGGTGCATGTGTTTACAATGTGGACAATCTAAAAGAGGTTGTGGAGGCTAATAAGGAGGAACGGTTGAGAAAGACAAAGGAAGCTGAGGTCATAATTGCTGAGGAAGTGAAAAAATTCGAAGCACGTAAAGACTCTCTTGAGACCGTTCCAACTATCAAAAAGCTGAGGGCATATGCTGAAAGAATTAGGGCTGCTGAGGTTGAAAAGTGTTTGTCTAAGATGGGTGATGATCATCTCTCCGAAAACAACAAGAAGGCCATCTATGATCTTAGTCTAGGGATAGTAAACAAGCTGCTACATGGGCCAATGCAGCATCTGAAATGTGATGGAACTCAAAACCGGAATTTGAGtgacatacttgaaaatatgcatgccCTTAACAGAATATTTGCTCTTGATATGGAGATGGAAGACAAGTTACGAGCCAAGATACAACAAAATCAAAAGCAATCTTCTTGA